The sequence AAGATCTCTTGCTATGTTTTGGAGCTGATGAAGACGCCAAACTGCCAAAATGATGAGGGCATGAACTGCTACGAGCCCTTGTGCCAAAGGGATTTGAAATGCAACTGAGAAAACCATGATTCAGAGCCTGAAGATTTCGGCGACACACTTGTAACAGCGTGTGGGTCTCGCCAGAACTTGAGAACATAAAGGCTCTCCTCCTCAGTACACCTCTTCAAGATAACGCGGGATGCATACCCCATCTCGCTCATCAGATGGCATATGTCTGAAGGATCATTATCTTCGAGGGCCACCATGTACAGCCACCCCCTTTCTGATAGCATCTCACGCACAGCAGGAAGGATCCTGTCAATCACTTGGCGGCCATTCAAACCGCCTGCCCAGGACGAAGCAATGCCTCTACATCCGACTTCTTCCACAGGAGTTGGCACATAAGGAGGGTTAACAACTGCCACATCAACCATACCAGCAAGGCGTTTATCAAGACCAGACATGATGTCAGTAACAATCACATCTGCATGCACCCCATGAGCTTCAAGGGTCGCTTGAGTTGTCTCGGCAGCATGTTGGTTGATGTCAGTTGCTAGGTACTGGGCTCCAGAGCCTAACTGCCTGAGCATGATTGCAAGCGAGGTGATGACATAACCACTACCAGACCCTACCTCCATACATAACCTTGGCTGTAGTGTCAAGAGTTGTGCCTTGTCTGAGAGTAGTGCatcaacaagggcaaaggaatcATCACATGGCTCATACACATCTGGATGGCTCGCAACAAGCGGAATTTGTGCGGTGTTTAATGTCCTCCCAGAAGAAGCCTGCAAAAATAAGCTTTTGTCATAAAAATAGCATAGAGATTCCTTAAATAAATATAGCTTACACATATCTATTTTTCCTCTCTGTTtaaagcaaacacattagttggTCAGAATGAAACAAAATAGTACATGACAAAATGGATAACATGCTTTTTAGCACTCCAACAGTGAACATCGAAGAGAGCACTTCAGTTGAATGTTACATGGTGGAATTGGATAGTATCTCACCATTTATTTCCTGTAAATACAACATTTTGGCAACCGCAATGTATCTCTTACATTAAGGATATCCAGCAAGATAATTTAAAGGCATTGATGGTTACCAGAACAGTTCAACATGGTGACTATATGCAGTAATTGTAACACATGCTGAGGACTTTTTTTTTAGTTGGCATGTTGAGGATTTGTGAGATCTTCAACAAGACAATGCATGTCTCTTGCTGCCCAAGCCCAACCTAGATTGCGGTACTTCAATGACTTGAGTGCTTATTACTAAGAAGCTTGTAGAAAAGATAGATTCAAGGCCAAACTCTCGAATTACTAAATCCTACTACTTCAGTGAGGTGTGAAGATGGGGATCAACCCCGCCCTTCCAGGCGACTACCTCGCCGGCACCGGTGCAGCCATAGCCACGGGGTATTCAAAAACGAGCTGGGATCCTGCACCGCCACCACTTCCTCTAGGTTTTGAACCGGAGGAAACGAGGACTTCTATATTCCGCTCCCAATCCCTCGGCTTTTGTCCCAATCTGGAATCAGGCGTTGTTGGAGGACGAGGTGCTTACCTTGCCCCTCCTGGGGAGCCCCTTCTCGGCGCCGCTGGGGAGCTCCGCGAGCTTCCCCGTCGCCGCCGCGCCGTCGCCGTCCGCCATGGAACAGCAGTCGGCAGTCGCTGGGGGTGAGTGGGCCGCCGCGATGTGGACCTGTCGCAGTTGCGTACGGGTACAGCTGCGTGCTGATGGGAGAGAGACGATGGAGAGCGATAGGGACGGGATTGGGTGGGCCGACCGGGCGAAAGCGACGGCGGTTGCGAATAGGAACGCGGATGGAATGGATGCCGCAACCCAATCCAATCCGTATTCTGGTGGATTTCCTTCACGGCGCGTATTCTATACGAACGAGAAAAAAAGGAAAGGAAATTCTGGCAAGCTATCACGATTGGTTTGTGCTCCTAGGAGGCTGAGACTCTTCTGTGATTGGGCCGTTGACGTTGCCGAGGCCCATCTAATTTTGCCTACGGTCAATACTACGTACTCCTAACTCAAGCTCACATGATGCTTGGGCCGGTAGTAGATGTGGTTAACCTTGACCGCTTTTGTGTCAACCCAGCCACCCAGGCCAGTTCGACACGGTAGGCCGGCCACTGAAGCAAAGCGTGTGCTCTCTCTCTCGCTGTTTCTTTAAACGAGTACCTAATACCTGAGAATGAGGGAGAAGCACACAAGAAAACTTCGTCTTTCAGAGTCATTTTCATGAATTTGTAAGATCGTAAACTATCCTTTTGAAAAGTAAAGACACACATTCAACATTATTGTAAATGTTTTGGATTGTTAAGAGCGGTGTAAAAGTGGTCCAATTTGGATCTTGTCCTACGTTGTTGTGAAGTTGTGCAGGAGAGGCATAAAAGAGGGTGTAACTTTTTCTCAAACATACATGAGACTATGAGAGTATTGAGTAGAGAGAAAGCAGAGGGAAAAATCTCATGTAACGCAAGAACCTTACTTTAATCATAGAATTTCTTGGTTTTAATTTAATCTTCCATTATCGAAAAATAATCATAGAAGTAAGAAGAGGTTGCAAAAGAAAAAACATATATGGTAAACATTTTTGCGAAAACAAAACCACAACTAACCAGAAAGTCGCTGCATATATAACAAAAAAACAGCACTTAGATCTTTTAACTTATAGTGCTTGATACAACAACTTGGTAATACATGACCGTTTTGCAGACGAATATATACAAGCATTAAAAGGTAAGAAGATACCTTTTTCGTAAAGTTAGAAAACAATAAACTTCATATTTACTACTTTACACAACACATACATGCCAAAAAAGGAACACTATATACCAGAAAAAGAGGAAGAGGACAATGAACTTCATATATACAAGCTCTCTAACTACAGGCTAAACAAATGAACCCTTAGCCATAGGTGCATATATTTTGTTGTGTTGATTCGCATTTTGTGGCCTTTAAGACCAGTTTTTTTGTTGCCTCTACAGAAACCCACTTCAAACTTTTTTAGCGTATCGTTAATTTGTGGCCATTAAGAACAATATTTTGTTGCTCTAATACATGTATATATCCACTCAGCTCTCCGCAAGCAACACCGTATTATTAATATAAGATCTAGTCTACTCATGATGCTACGTTTATAGATTTAAATATTCTACTACTaaatacaattgtttgtttagatAATTCTATCACTTCTGCATGTATATATCCATATATATTGTTGCTCATATCTTTactatattaaaaatcaatttcaacAGTCGTCCCACGTCGATATTTTCCAAAAAAAGCTTCATttctttataatcaacctgcactCCTATAATCTCTTCTCCACTACTATAATAGGAGAGTTTATGTAAAAAATAAGTTGAAATTATGTATAAGGGAGTGTTTGAATCTTGATTGTTGGCTCCACATTCACACTCAACTAATCAATAGAAAACATATATTTTATGATTTATTAAAAATAAAATTTATCctatgtcatatatatatatatatatatatatatatatattgtagcgATGCACGAGCATATGACTATTATATATAAAGCGACACTTTTTGACGGTGTAAACGAATTGACCAAAAGACTCGTGTGGGACATGAGCAATTTACTAATAGTAAAGAAAATGAAGGGTCCTTTAACTGAACCGACGCCTCAGACTGGTTGGTTATCGTCAAACGAGTCGCACACTATGACTCTCTAATCTCTATCCACTTCGCATGAGACTGAAGACAAAAATCTCCCCTTTCCCAAAATCACGAGCAATACTTAATGCCTATTGCATAGCAGGGGTCGTAAATGGGTGTAAAGAACACTTTGAGACTCTCACAGCATTATGGCCCATTGCATTTCTTGTCACTATATGTTAGGAGTGACGAGTAATAATGAATAACTCGATGTCTTAATCTACCACATATTCCCTCTCGGAGATTCCATATGGTTTTATAATAGAAATAATGATGCTGACAAACAACTCACTGCATGTTCTTGACTGAAAGTTAGATTGCATTAACAATGTGTTATAAGTTTCCTTATGAAACTAACTGGTTTGGGAGGGAATAGAACAATTAGATTTATGAAGTGCGATTTCAAGTGCTTGACATCTACTTCTCGGGTTTCTAATCATAGTTCAAACAAGAGATTGAAACATAATTTGCTTTTGTTGGAATATGTTTCTTCCTTTATTTTTGTGTGCCCTTTTCTGGTGTTTAGCAACCTTACATTGACCATGAATATTAATCTAGGTCTAGCCTATGTTACTAAGTATTCCAGGAACATCAACAATGGACAACAACACAATGTCTATAGTCGCGATTGTCAGTTTAAACCAAACAATTATCAAGGAGATGATCAGTGCTTCTGGATGCAAAGCATATTTGTGTTTATAAAACTTAGGAGACTCAGCCTGTTCGCTTGGTTTTAATCCGTATCGGTTTCTACTACTTCTACAATGTTTTGTCTCTATAGGTTACGACTGTAACAGTACAAACAACTGGTTTTAATCCGAAGTGAACATGTACTATCATGTCTATTGTCAAACATGACATCGATGTGCAGACCACATTCCATATTTCTATGTGTCTATCAAATGTGATTGGACAACTTTCACTTTTCAGGTGCACTGATGCGGATGATCTGCCGAAAGAAATGAAAACAAATAGTGCTAGTAGTACACATCACGTAATTGTGTCCCTAATCAAAGGGGAATACGATGATAGCTCGAACTGACAAATTGTTAAATATGCCCTTGAAAACAGTACTACAAAAGGTTGTGGTTATGGCTAGTTTATGATTCTTTAATGCTCTCTTGATGTGCTTAAGTGCTTTTGTGGTTTGGTAAGAAGGGCTGAGCTGCTAGAGTTCCGGATCAAGCAATAAAATTTGGGGTCCTCCCTAAGTTATATCGTGACACCCAACGGGTTTGGTCACTAGATGGACATATGTTCTTGATCTAGTCGTCTAAGATTAATAAAGATTTTTTTATCGAAAAAGGATGTATTATCGAAAAAGGATGCTATATGTCTCGTTCATAGTATTCGCGTCAAACAACCTTACTTTCTATCGGCCAGGCTGTACTCACTATCAGTTTACATTTCAGTATGGCCGATAGAAAGTACGTACCACGAGTGGCTGTGCTAGTATGACTCAATAAGTTTTATGACAGACTAGTATAAGATGAATATCTTCCATAGTTAGCATATGTTGTTGTATTG is a genomic window of Zea mays cultivar B73 chromosome 5, Zm-B73-REFERENCE-NAM-5.0, whole genome shotgun sequence containing:
- the LOC100273353 gene encoding hemK methyltransferase family member 2 — protein: MADGDGAAATGKLAELPSGAEKGLPRRGKASSGRTLNTAQIPLVASHPDVYEPCDDSFALVDALLSDKAQLLTLQPRLCMEVGSGSGYVITSLAIMLRQLGSGAQYLATDINQHAAETTQATLEAHGVHADVIVTDIMSGLDKRLAGMVDVAVVNPPYVPTPVEEVGCRGIASSWAGGLNGRQVIDRILPAVREMLSERGWLYMVALEDNDPSDICHLMSEMGYASRVILKRCTEEESLYVLKFWRDPHAVTSVSPKSSGSESWFSQLHFKSLWHKGS